A window of the Thunnus albacares chromosome 15, fThuAlb1.1, whole genome shotgun sequence genome harbors these coding sequences:
- the LOC122998536 gene encoding uncharacterized protein LOC122998536 — MNCSLERQSTYPVEVWKLFFQKASTALDQALVSFATTAPSSSNSSLSHALEALGEVRIANFSQAQLQSDDFVSSWFKTNLRPFLASPSTNFLLCLSSKDFSCQTYHTVIQAFGSQRASMDREGQRAVFTHFIKPFLSRNDSSDPGCVSFTGGSKEWLQANLGNFSGFATLQDLQALNPNFSIAETLSVLTPTQVAQLTLSSGASNDTAQIDLVFERLEEGNALENVDEFLTELTANGKVPDFQPVVRDRIMNRTFVIISPYFTNFEEGDWFNWFHLKLVAVLPSFTPTMLNSATSDITCTNYHVVVRGMARAFPAIPVHRRQGITYVLLGYLRKSASVITGPDCRQGIESDAEWLEENFGPFSEYTTYSDLKVFNLSVVALVESLSAKQKAELILDPDSGALEDEAIVRKVFRSLTESPDNELLNQFFQAFTNISKQRNITIIRNPEVRDTILNLTLTALAPEFEVFEPEDFERWFQVNLVPVMASLRPGILAVIPRDISCASYAAILTGLWQSVKSLPLHISQGVTSSIEALQETFKRCSAPDSFPCKETPVNEDLICAGVESWQLEQSQAIGNSSEALCNFTITEHACSSATHLTSSNLVALMNCSLERQSTYPVEVWKLFFQKASTALDQALASFATTAPSSSNSSLSHALEALGEVRIANFSQAQLQSDDFVSSWFKTNLRPFLASPSTNFLLCLSSKDFSCQTYHTVIQAFGSQRASMDREGQRAVFTHFIKPFLSRNDSSDPGCVSFTGGSKEWLQANLGNFSGFATLQDLQALNPNFSIAETLSVLTPTQVAQLTLSSGASNDKAQIDLVFERLEEGNALENVDEFLTELTANGKVPDFQPVVRDRIMNRTFVIISPYFTNFEEGDWFNWFHLKLVAVLPSFTPTMLNSATSDITCTNYHVVVRGMARAFPAIPVHRRQGITYVLLGYLRKSASVITGPDCRQGIESDAEWLEENFGPFSEYTTYSDLKVFNLSVVALVESLSAKQKAELILDPDSGALEDEAIVRKVFRSLTESPDNELLNQFFQAFTNISKQRNITIIRNPEVRDTILNLTLTALAPEFEVFEPEDFERWFQVNLVPVMASLRPGILAVIPRDISCASYAAILTGLWQSVKSLPLHISQGVTSSIEALQETFKRCSAPDSFPCKETPVNEDRICAGVESWQLEQSQAIGNSSEALCNFTITEHACSSATHLTSSNLVALMNCSLERQSTYPVEVWKLFFQKASTALDQALASFATTAPSSSNSSLSHALEALGEVRIANFSQAQLQSDDFVSSWFKTNLRPFLASPSTNFLLCLSSKDFSCQTYHTVIQAFGSQRASMDREGQRAVFTHFIKPFLSRNDSSDPGCVSFTGGSKEWLQANLGNFSGFATLQDLQALNPNFSIAETLSVLTPTQVAQLTLSSGASNDTAQIDLVFERLEEGNALENVDEFLTELTANGKVPDFQPVVRDRIMNRTFVIISPYFTNFEEGDWFNWFHLKLVAVLPSFTPTMLNSATSDITCTNYHVVVRGMARAFPAIPVHRRQGITYVLLGYLRKSASVITGPDCRQGIESDAEWLEENFGPFSEYTTYSDLKVFNLSVVALVESLSAKQKAELILDPDSGALEDEAIVRKVFRSLTEAPDNELLNQFFQAFTNISKQRNITIIRNPEVRDTILNLTLTALAPEFEVFEPEDFERWFQVNLVPVMASLRPGILAVIPRDISCASYAAILTGLWQSVKSLPLHISQGVTSSIEALQETFKRCSAPDSFPCKETPVNEDLICAGVESWQLEQSQAIGNSSEALCNFTITEHACSSATHLTSSNLVALMNCSLERQSTYPVEVWKLFFQKASTALDQALASFATTAPSSSNSSLSHALEALGEVRIANFSQAQLQSDDFVSSWFKTNLRPFLASPSTNFLLCLSSKDFSCQTYHTVIQAFGSQRASMDREGQRAVFTHFIKPFLSRNDSSDPGCVSFTGGSKEWLQANLGNFSGFATLQDLQALNPNFSIAETLSVLTPTQVAQLTLSSGASNDTAQIDLVFERLEEGNALENVDEFLTELTANGKVPDFQPVVRDRIMNRTFVIISPYFTNFEEGDWFNWFHLKLVAVLPSFTPTMLNSATSDITCTNYHVVVRGMARAFPAIPVHRQQGITYVLLGYLRKSASVITGPDCRQGIESDAEWLEENFGPFSEYTTYSDLKVFNLSVVALVESLSAKQKAELILDPDSGALEDEAIVRKVFRSLTESPDNELLNQFFQAFTNISKQRNITIIRNPEVRDTILNLTLTALAPEFEVFEPEDFERWFQVNLVPVMASLRPGILAVIPRDISCASYAAILTGLRQSVKSLPLHISQGVTSSIEALQETFKRCSAPDSLPCKETPVNAGNLNKARQSAIPLKPCAISPSLSMPVPRLRI; from the exons ATGAACTGCTCACTGGAAAGACAAAGTACATACCCCGTAGAGGTCTGGAAGCTTTTCTTCCAAAAGGCTTCTACTGCACTCGACCAGGCTCTTGTGTCATTCGCCACCACG gcccccagcagcagcaactcatCCTTATCACATGCTCTTGAGGCTCTTGGAGAGGTGAGAATTGCCAACTTCAGCCAGGCACAACTGCAGAGTGATGACTTCGTCAGCAGCTGGTTCAAGACAAACCTTCGTCCGTTTTTGGCCTCTCCATCCACCAACTTCCTACTCTGCCTCAGCTCCAAGGACTTCAGCTGCCAAACGTACCACACTGT CATCCAGGCATTCGGCAGCCAAAGGGCATCAATGGACAGAGAAGGACAGCGAGCAGTCTTCACTCATTTCATCAAACCGTTCCTTTCACGGAACGACTCATCAG ATCCTGGCTGTGTCTCATTTACCGGAGGCAGTAAAGAGTGGCTACAGGCAAACCTCGGCAACTTCTCTGGCTTCGCAACCCTGCAGGATTTGCAAGCCCTCAACCCCAACTTCTCCATT GCCGAAACGTTGTCAGTGCTCACTCCGACTCAGGTGGCACAGTTGACACTGAGCTCGGGGGCCTCGAATGACACAGCCCAGATCGACCTTGTGTTTGAGCGCCTCGAGGAGGGCAATGCTCTGGAAAATGTGGATGAATTCCTGACAGAACTGACAGCAAATGGAAAG GTCCCTGATTTCCAACCTGTTGTGAGAGATCGCATAATGAATAGGACCTTCGTCATCATCAGTCCCTATTTCACGAACTTCGAGGAAGGCGACTGGTTCAATTGGTTCCACCTGAAACTGGTTGCCGTCCTCCCAAGTTTCACTCCAACGATGCTCAACAGTGCAACATCAGACATAACCTGCACAAATTACCACGTCGT TGTGAGAGGGATGGCCAGAGCTTTCCCTGCAATACCGGTGCATAGACGACAAGGAATCACATACGTTCTCCTGGGCTACCTGAGGAAATCTGCCAGTGTCATCACCGGGCCAG ATTGCCGGCAGGGAATTGAGAGTGATGCCGAGTGGCTCGAAGAAAACTTTGGTCCATTTTCCGAGTACACAACCTACTCTGACCTCAAAGTCTTCAACCTCTCTGTG GTGGCACTTGTGGAATCCCTCTCAGCAAAGCAGAAGGCTGAGTTGATCCTAGATCCAGACAGCGGCGCTTTGGAGGACGAGGCCATCGTAAGGAAGGTGTTCAGGAGCTTGACAGAGTCCCCTGATAACGAGCTGCTCAATCAGTTTTTCCAGGCTTTTACAAACATCAGCAAGCAG AGAAACATCACCATCATAAGAAATCCAGAGGTACGAGACACCATCCTGAATCTGACCTTGACGGCCCTTGCTCCGGAATTTGAAGTCTTTGAGCCTGAAGACTTTGAGCGGTGGTTCCAGGTCAATTTGGTTCCTGTGATGGCGAGCCTTCGTCCTGGCATTTTGGCGGTGATCCCCCGTGACATCAGCTGTGCATCCTACGCAGCTAT acTGACTGGACTTTGGCAAAGTGTGAAATCCCTGCCACTGCACATTTCACAGGGCGTGACATCAAGCATTGAGGCACTCCAGGAGACATTCAAAC GTTGCTCGGCTCCAGATTCCTTCCCG TGCAAGGAGACCCCGGTCAATG AGGACCTGATCTGTGCTGGAGTGGAGAG CTGGCAACTTGAACAAAGCCAGGCAATCGGCAATTCCTCTGAAGCCCTGTGCAATTTCACCATCACTGAGCATGCCTGTTCCTCG GCTACGCATCTGACATCCAGCAACTTGGTCGCACTGATGAACTGCTCACTGGAAAGACAAAGTACATACCCCGTAGAGGTCTGGAAGCTTTTCTTCCAAAAGGCTTCTACTGCACTCGACCAGGCTCTTGCGTCATTCGCCACCACG gcccccagcagcagcaactcatCCTTATCACATGCTCTTGAGGCTCTTGGAGAGGTGAGAATTGCCAACTTCAGCCAGGCACAACTGCAGAGTGATGACTTCGTCAGCAGCTGGTTCAAGACAAACCTTCGTCCGTTTTTGGCCTCTCCATCCACCAACTTCCTACTCTGCCTCAGCTCCAAGGACTTCAGCTGCCAAACGTACCACACTGT CATCCAGGCATTCGGCAGCCAAAGGGCATCAATGGACAGAGAAGGACAGCGAGCAGTCTTCACTCATTTCATCAAACCGTTCCTTTCACGGAACGACTCATCAG ATCCTGGCTGTGTCTCATTTACCGGAGGCAGTAAAGAGTGGCTACAGGCAAACCTCGGCAACTTCTCTGGCTTCGCAACCCTGCAGGATTTGCAAGCCCTCAACCCCAACTTCTCCATT GCCGAAACGTTGTCAGTGCTCACTCCGACTCAGGTGGCACAGTTGACACTGAGCTCGGGGGCCTCGAATGACAAAGCCCAGATCGACCTTGTGTTTGAGCGCCTCGAGGAGGGCAATGCTCTGGAAAATGTGGATGAATTCCTGACAGAACTGACAGCAAATGGAAAG GTCCCTGATTTCCAACCTGTTGTGAGAGATCGCATAATGAATAGGACCTTCGTCATCATCAGTCCCTATTTCACGAACTTCGAGGAAGGCGACTGGTTCAATTGGTTCCACCTGAAACTGGTTGCCGTCCTCCCAAGTTTCACTCCAACGATGCTCAACAGTGCAACATCAGACATAACCTGCACAAATTACCACGTCGT TGTGAGAGGGATGGCCAGAGCTTTCCCTGCAATACCGGTGCATAGACGACAAGGAATCACATACGTTCTCCTGGGCTACCTGAGGAAATCTGCCAGTGTCATCACCGGGCCAG ATTGCCGGCAGGGAATTGAGAGTGATGCCGAGTGGCTCGAAGAAAACTTTGGTCCATTTTCCGAGTACACAACCTACTCTGACCTCAAAGTCTTCAACCTCTCTGTG GTGGCACTTGTGGAATCCCTCTCAGCAAAGCAGAAGGCTGAGTTGATCCTAGATCCAGACAGCGGCGCTTTGGAGGACGAGGCCATCGTAAGGAAGGTGTTCAGGAGCTTGACAGAGTCCCCTGATAACGAGCTGCTCAATCAGTTTTTCCAGGCTTTTACAAACATCAGCAAGCAG AGAAACATCACCATCATAAGAAATCCAGAGGTACGAGACACCATCCTGAATCTGACCTTGACGGCCCTTGCTCCGGAATTTGAAGTCTTTGAGCCTGAAGACTTTGAGCGGTGGTTCCAGGTCAATTTGGTTCCTGTGATGGCGAGCCTTCGTCCTGGCATTTTGGCGGTGATCCCCCGTGACATCAGCTGTGCATCCTACGCAGCTAT acTGACTGGACTTTGGCAAAGTGTGAAATCCCTGCCACTGCACATTTCACAGGGCGTGACATCAAGCATTGAGGCACTCCAGGAGACATTCAAAC GTTGCTCGGCTCCAGATTCCTTCCCG TGCAAGGAGACCCCGGTCAATG AGGACCGGATCTGTGCTGGAGTGGAGAG CTGGCAACTTGAACAAAGCCAGGCAATCGGCAATTCCTCTGAAGCCCTGTGCAATTTCACCATCACTGAGCATGCCTGTTCCTCG GCTACGCATCTGACATCCAGCAACTTGGTCGCACTGATGAACTGCTCACTGGAAAGACAAAGTACATACCCCGTAGAGGTCTGGAAGCTTTTCTTCCAAAAGGCTTCTACTGCACTCGACCAGGCTCTTGCGTCATTCGCCACCACG gcccccagcagcagcaactcatCCTTATCACATGCTCTTGAGGCTCTTGGAGAGGTGAGAATTGCCAACTTCAGCCAGGCACAACTGCAGAGTGATGACTTCGTCAGCAGCTGGTTCAAGACAAACCTTCGTCCGTTTTTGGCCTCTCCATCCACCAACTTCCTACTCTGCCTCAGCTCCAAGGACTTCAGCTGCCAAACGTACCACACTGT CATCCAGGCATTCGGCAGCCAAAGGGCATCAATGGACAGAGAAGGACAGCGAGCAGTCTTCACTCATTTCATCAAACCGTTCCTTTCACGGAACGACTCATCAG ATCCTGGCTGTGTCTCATTTACCGGAGGCAGTAAAGAGTGGCTACAGGCAAACCTCGGCAACTTCTCTGGCTTCGCAACCCTGCAGGATTTGCAAGCCCTCAACCCCAACTTCTCCATT GCCGAAACGTTGTCAGTGCTCACTCCGACTCAGGTGGCACAGTTGACACTGAGCTCGGGGGCCTCGAATGACACAGCCCAGATCGACCTTGTGTTTGAGCGCCTCGAGGAGGGCAATGCTCTGGAAAATGTGGATGAATTCCTGACAGAACTGACAGCAAATGGAAAG GTCCCTGATTTCCAACCTGTTGTGAGAGATCGCATAATGAATAGGACCTTCGTCATCATCAGTCCCTATTTCACGAACTTCGAGGAAGGCGACTGGTTCAATTGGTTCCACCTGAAACTGGTTGCCGTCCTCCCAAGTTTCACTCCAACGATGCTCAACAGTGCAACATCAGACATAACCTGCACAAATTACCACGTCGT TGTGAGAGGGATGGCCAGAGCTTTCCCTGCAATACCGGTGCATAGACGACAAGGAATCACATACGTTCTCCTGGGCTACCTGAGGAAATCTGCCAGTGTCATCACCGGGCCAG ATTGCCGGCAGGGAATTGAGAGTGATGCCGAGTGGCTCGAAGAAAACTTTGGTCCATTTTCCGAGTACACAACCTACTCTGACCTCAAAGTCTTCAACCTCTCTGTG GTGGCACTTGTGGAATCCCTCTCAGCAAAGCAGAAGGCTGAGTTGATCCTAGATCCAGACAGCGGCGCTTTGGAGGACGAGGCCATCGTAAGGAAGGTGTTCAGGAGCTTGACAGAGGCCCCTGATAACGAGCTGCTCAATCAGTTTTTCCAGGCTTTTACAAACATCAGCAAGCAG AGAAACATCACCATCATAAGAAATCCAGAGGTACGAGACACCATCCTGAATCTGACCTTGACGGCCCTTGCTCCGGAATTTGAAGTCTTTGAGCCTGAAGACTTTGAGCGGTGGTTCCAGGTCAATTTGGTTCCTGTGATGGCGAGCCTTCGTCCTGGCATTTTGGCGGTGATCCCCCGTGACATCAGCTGTGCATCCTACGCAGCTAT acTGACTGGACTTTGGCAAAGTGTGAAATCCCTGCCACTGCACATTTCACAGGGCGTGACATCAAGCATTGAGGCACTCCAGGAGACATTCAAAC GTTGCTCGGCTCCAGATTCCTTCCCG TGCAAGGAGACCCCGGTCAATG AGGACCTGATCTGTGCTGGAGTGGAGAG CTGGCAACTTGAACAAAGCCAGGCAATCGGCAATTCCTCTGAAGCCCTGTGCAATTTCACCATCACTGAGCATGCCTGTTCCTCG GCTACGCATCTGACATCCAGCAACTTGGTCGCACTGATGAACTGCTCACTGGAAAGACAAAGTACATACCCCGTAGAGGTCTGGAAGCTTTTCTTCCAAAAGGCTTCTACTGCACTCGACCAGGCTCTTGCGTCATTCGCCACCACG gcccccagcagcagcaactcatCCTTATCACATGCTCTTGAGGCTCTTGGAGAGGTGAGAATTGCCAACTTCAGCCAGGCACAACTGCAGAGTGATGACTTCGTCAGCAGCTGGTTCAAGACAAACCTTCGTCCGTTTTTGGCCTCTCCATCCACCAACTTCCTACTCTGCCTCAGCTCCAAGGACTTCAGCTGCCAAACGTACCACACTGT CATCCAGGCATTCGGCAGCCAAAGGGCATCAATGGACAGAGAAGGACAGCGAGCAGTCTTCACTCATTTCATCAAACCGTTCCTTTCACGGAACGACTCATCAG ATCCTGGCTGTGTCTCATTTACCGGAGGCAGTAAAGAGTGGCTACAGGCAAACCTCGGCAACTTCTCTGGCTTCGCAACCCTGCAGGATTTGCAAGCCCTCAACCCCAACTTCTCCATT GCCGAAACGTTGTCAGTGCTCACTCCGACTCAGGTGGCACAGTTGACACTGAGCTCGGGGGCCTCGAATGACACAGCCCAGATCGACCTTGTGTTTGAGCGCCTCGAGGAGGGCAATGCTCTGGAAAATGTGGATGAATTCCTGACAGAACTGACAGCAAATGGAAAG GTCCCTGATTTCCAACCTGTTGTGAGAGATCGCATAATGAATAGGACCTTCGTCATCATCAGTCCCTATTTCACGAACTTCGAGGAAGGCGACTGGTTCAATTGGTTCCACCTGAAACTGGTTGCCGTCCTCCCAAGTTTCACTCCAACGATGCTCAACAGTGCAACATCAGACATAACCTGCACAAATTACCACGTCGT TGTGAGAGGGATGGCCAGAGCTTTCCCTGCAATACCGGTGCATAGACAACAAGGAATCACATACGTTCTCCTGGGCTACCTGAGGAAATCTGCCAGTGTCATCACCGGGCCAG ATTGCCGGCAGGGAATTGAGAGTGATGCCGAGTGGCTCGAAGAAAACTTTGGTCCATTTTCCGAGTACACAACCTACTCTGACCTCAAAGTCTTCAACCTCTCTGTG GTGGCACTTGTGGAATCCCTCTCAGCAAAGCAGAAGGCTGAGTTGATCCTAGATCCAGACAGCGGCGCTTTGGAGGACGAGGCCATCGTAAGGAAGGTGTTCAGGAGCTTGACAGAGTCCCCTGATAACGAGCTGCTCAATCAGTTTTTCCAGGCTTTTACAAACATCAGCAAGCAG AGAAACATCACCATCATAAGAAATCCAGAGGTACGAGACACCATCCTGAATCTGACCTTGACGGCCCTTGCTCCGGAATTTGAAGTCTTTGAGCCTGAAGACTTTGAGCGGTGGTTCCAGGTCAATTTGGTTCCTGTGATGGCGAGCCTTCGTCCTGGCATTTTGGCGGTGATCCCCCGTGACATCAGCTGTGCATCCTACGCAGCTAT acTGACTGGACTTCGGCAAAGTGTGAAATCCCTGCCACTGCACATTTCACAGGGCGTGACATCAAGCATTGAGGCACTCCAGGAGACATTCAAAC GTTGCTCGGCTCCAGATTCCCTCCCG TGCAAGGAGACCCCGGTCAATG CTGGCAACTTGAACAAAGCCAGGCAATCGGCAATTCCTCTGAAGCCCTGTGCAATTTCACCATCACTGAGCATGCCTGTTCCTCG GCTACGCATCTGA